In Hydra vulgaris chromosome 06, alternate assembly HydraT2T_AEP, a genomic segment contains:
- the LOC136081748 gene encoding uncharacterized protein LOC136081748 isoform X1, protein MTLILRYIFDEKIKEDFVSFINCHTYFYNKQKSNQEEHINHSEECVENYESTIIEPKLTGEVLGKIVVNILKSLNLNLKHCVGIATDGCSIMTSTVRGAVKYIQSNATPNAVYSPCTNHCLNLSISKSSRVMEIRDSIGIIKETVKFFNMSAKRNHVLKIVFGKEKNLMSLCETRWIERHDSVLIFKNSLHYIIKSLNLITEWQDNDSSVKAYSLLNSLTTCQFIISLFILSDLLSLTSPASKLLQSVQKDLHFAEDCFKDIINIMENRRSTCYINFKTIFIESKQLMEKLDVEVKLPCITKHQIHRPNINTLTVEEYFRISVYNPLYDHVLADLKDRHLSKKNLTVYKLLLLIPSLVVAIKLHDMNNIADIVAKKYSFICIEKRQFSSELDLWITKWTRVKNEGGYLPSTVIDGLDCCPDILFPSIKTILLIIGCLPISIASAERSFSSLRRYIYIQN, encoded by the exons ATGACACtaattttaagatatatttttgatgaaaaaataaaagaagatttTGTTTCATTCATAAATTGTCACACATACTTTTATAATAAGCAAAAGTCAAACCAGGAGGAACATATCAATCATAGTGAAGAATGTGTAGAAAATTATGAAAGCACTATTATTGAACCAAAACTCACAGGTGAAGTTCTTGGAAAAATAGTCGTTAAtattctaaaaagtttaaatttaaacttgaaacACTGTGTTGGAATTGCAACAGATGGTTGCTCTATTATGACATCCACAGTTCGTGGTGCTGTTAAATATATTCAATCAAATGCAACTCCAAATGCAGTTTATAGTCCATGTACGaatcattgtttaaatttatcaatttctaAATCATCTAGAGTCATGGAAATTAGAGACTCTATTGGTATTATTAAAGAAactgttaagttttttaatatgtcAGCCAAAAGAAATCATGttcttaaaatagtttttggtaaagaaaaaaatttaatgagtttatGTGAAACAAGATGGATTGAAAGACACGAtagtgttttaatatttaagaattCTCTACACTATATCATTAAATCTCTGAACCTTATAACTGAATGGCAAGATAATGATTCATCAGTAAAAGCTTATTCTCTTTTGAATTCATTAACTACATGTcaatttataatatcattatttatactaTCAGATTTACTCAGCTTAACGTCACCTGCAAGTAAACTACTTCAAAGTGTTCAAAAAGACCTGCATTTTGCAGAAGATTGCTTTAaggatattataaatattatggaaAATAGGCGGTCTacttgttatataaattttaaaacaatatttatagaAAGTAAACAACTTATGGAAAAATTGGATGTGGAGGTAAAGTTACCTTGTATTACTAAGCATCAAATACACAGaccaaatataaatactttaaccGTAGAAGAATACTTTAGAATTTCTGTTTATAATCCACTGTATGATCATGTCCTTGCTGATTTAAAAGATAGACATTTaagtaagaaaaatttaactgtttataaattattacttctTATACCAAGCCTCGTTGTTGCTATCAAGTTGCATGATATGAATAATATTGCAGACATTGTTGCTAAAAAATACTCATTTATTTGCATAGAAAAACGACAGTTTTCTTCTGAACTTGATTTGTGGATTACAAAATGGACCAGAGTTAAAAATGaag GAGGTTATTTACCATCTACAGTCATTGATGGTTTGGATTGTTGTCCAGATATATTGTTCCCAAgtattaaaacaatacttttaattattggTTGTCTGCCCATTAGCATTGCATCAGCTGAAAGAAGTTTTTCTTCTTTGCGAAGGTATATCtacattcaaaatt
- the LOC136081748 gene encoding uncharacterized protein LOC136081748 isoform X2 — MTLILRYIFDEKIKEDFVSFINCHTYFYNKQKSNQEEHINHSEECVENYESTIIEPKLTGEVLGKIVVNILKSLNLNLKHCVGIATDGCSIMTSTVRGAVKYIQSNATPNAVYSPCTNHCLNLSISKSSRVMEIRDSIGIIKETVKFFNMSAKRNHVLKIVFGKEKNLMSLCETRWIERHDSVLIFKNSLHYIIKSLNLITEWQDNDSSVKAYSLLNSLTTCQFIISLFILSDLLSLTSPASKLLQSVQKDLHFAEDCFKDIINIMENRRSTCYINFKTIFIESKQLMEKLDVEVKLPCITKHQIHRPNINTLTVEEYFRISVYNPLYDHVLADLKDRHLSKKNLTVYKLLLLIPSLVVAIKLHDMNNIADIVAKKYSFICIEKRQFSSELDLWITKWTRVKNEGGYLPSTVIDGLDCCPDILFPSIKTILLIIGCLPISIASAERSFSSLRRLKD; from the exons ATGACACtaattttaagatatatttttgatgaaaaaataaaagaagatttTGTTTCATTCATAAATTGTCACACATACTTTTATAATAAGCAAAAGTCAAACCAGGAGGAACATATCAATCATAGTGAAGAATGTGTAGAAAATTATGAAAGCACTATTATTGAACCAAAACTCACAGGTGAAGTTCTTGGAAAAATAGTCGTTAAtattctaaaaagtttaaatttaaacttgaaacACTGTGTTGGAATTGCAACAGATGGTTGCTCTATTATGACATCCACAGTTCGTGGTGCTGTTAAATATATTCAATCAAATGCAACTCCAAATGCAGTTTATAGTCCATGTACGaatcattgtttaaatttatcaatttctaAATCATCTAGAGTCATGGAAATTAGAGACTCTATTGGTATTATTAAAGAAactgttaagttttttaatatgtcAGCCAAAAGAAATCATGttcttaaaatagtttttggtaaagaaaaaaatttaatgagtttatGTGAAACAAGATGGATTGAAAGACACGAtagtgttttaatatttaagaattCTCTACACTATATCATTAAATCTCTGAACCTTATAACTGAATGGCAAGATAATGATTCATCAGTAAAAGCTTATTCTCTTTTGAATTCATTAACTACATGTcaatttataatatcattatttatactaTCAGATTTACTCAGCTTAACGTCACCTGCAAGTAAACTACTTCAAAGTGTTCAAAAAGACCTGCATTTTGCAGAAGATTGCTTTAaggatattataaatattatggaaAATAGGCGGTCTacttgttatataaattttaaaacaatatttatagaAAGTAAACAACTTATGGAAAAATTGGATGTGGAGGTAAAGTTACCTTGTATTACTAAGCATCAAATACACAGaccaaatataaatactttaaccGTAGAAGAATACTTTAGAATTTCTGTTTATAATCCACTGTATGATCATGTCCTTGCTGATTTAAAAGATAGACATTTaagtaagaaaaatttaactgtttataaattattacttctTATACCAAGCCTCGTTGTTGCTATCAAGTTGCATGATATGAATAATATTGCAGACATTGTTGCTAAAAAATACTCATTTATTTGCATAGAAAAACGACAGTTTTCTTCTGAACTTGATTTGTGGATTACAAAATGGACCAGAGTTAAAAATGaag GAGGTTATTTACCATCTACAGTCATTGATGGTTTGGATTGTTGTCCAGATATATTGTTCCCAAgtattaaaacaatacttttaattattggTTGTCTGCCCATTAGCATTGCATCAGCTGAAAGAAGTTTTTCTTCTTTGCGAAG
- the LOC136081305 gene encoding uncharacterized protein LOC136081305 has product MTKKAQHRYSTIGSAHMIMEDCEGSEDDDIEVSDPFSAYTISSLSLTASESSSEDNNTKESDGNQFTDVYLATTAEDFLMPSKKARTTGGLAYNQSQNKAQQVDLISNISPDKTTSETNPSGNSNQWKDEPNIVKQIQFTDYHDLKINMESKKPFNLFRLFVTEVINTMAAETNRSANKFRRYAAVSWVRVRVLLHMGCVKWHL; this is encoded by the exons ATGACTAAAAAag CTCAACACAGATATTCCACAATTGGATCAGCACATATGATTATGGAAGATTGTGAGGGTAGTGAAGATGATGATATTGAAGTATCGGATCCATTTTCCGCTTATACTATTTCGTCTCTGAGCTTGACTGCATCAGAATCAAGTTCTGAAGATAATAACACTAAAGAAAGTGATGGCAATCAGTTTACAGACGTTTATCTAGCAACCACTGCAGAAGATTTTTTAATGCCGTCGAAAAAAGCTAGAACAACGGGTGGTCTTGCTTATAATCAAAGTCAAAACAAAGCTCAACAGGTAGATCTTATAAGTAATATTTCGCCTGACAAAACAACTTCTGAAACAAATCCATCTGGAAATTCAAACCAATGGAAAGATGAGCCGaatattgtaaaacaaattCAATTTACTGACTATCATGATTTGAAGATAAACATGGAGAGCAAGAAACCATTCAATTTATTTAGACTATTTGTTACAGAGGTTATAAATACTATGGCAGCTGAAACTAATCGCTCTGCCAATAAATTCAGAAGATATGCGGCAGTTtcttgggttagggttagggttctTCTTCATATGGGGTGTGTCAAATGGCATCTTTAG